A stretch of DNA from Arthrobacter globiformis:
GCAACCCCATCCTGGCGCCGTTCGCCATCATCATCGGGCTGCTGATCTGGTTCAACCTGGTTAGCCGGGTCTACCTCGTGGCGGCGTCCTGGTCGGCCATCCGCGAAGAGGACCTGAAGGCCGCTCCGGCCGCCAAAACCACCGGCTGGGGGGCACGGCAGGTGCAGCCGGGCAAGACACCGGTGGAACGGCACCAGCCGGCCGAGCATCCGCGCCCCGTGGGCGTCAGTGTCCGGCGTCGAGGTACTGGTCGGCCCACGCCGCGATAATCTTGGCGGCCCGCGCGGCCTGCCCCTTGCCGGTCAGGAGGTGGTCGCTGCCTTCAAGGGAGACGAAATTCCGCGGATGGCGGGCGGTCTGGAAGATTGTGCTGGCGTTCTCGATGCCCACGGTGTTGTCCGTGGGGGAGTGCAGGACCATCAGGGGCTTGTGCAGCCGCCGGATGCAGTCCGTAAGGTCGGCGTTCTCGAGGTCCTCCACGAAATGCCTGCGGATCTCCACCCGTTTGCCGCCCAGGTCCACCTCGGCGCTGCCTTCGCTGAGGATCTTGTCCAGCGCCGCATCGAAGACGTGCGCAACATGTTTGGGGGAGAAGGGCGCCCCGACCGTGGCGACCGCATCGAGTTCCGGGATTTCAGACGCGGCCGCGAGTACGGCGGCGCCGCCGAAGGAATGCCCCACCAGCAGGGAAACCGGGCGGCCCTCGGCCCGCATGTACTCCGCCGCGCGGACGGTGTCCGCCACCTTGTGACTGAATGATCCAGCGGACCACTGCCCTGCGGAGCCGCCGAGGCCCACGTTGTCGAAGCGCAGCATGCCGATCCCGTTGTCGGCCAGCGCCTTGCACATCCGGGACGCCGCGGGGCTGTCCTTGCCCAGCGTGAAGCCGTGCGAAAAGACGCCCCAACCCTTCACGGGGCCGTCCGGCACGTCGAGGATGCCGGACAGCAGTTCGCCGGTGGTGCCTTCGAACGAGACTTTTTCGGAGCGGGACATCTGGTCCTCCCTGGTGGTTGGGCTTGTCGAAACCTCCCCACCCGCGCCCTAACCTCGCAAGCTCGGTCAGGGAACCCCGCGGGCGTGGGCCCAGTTCGATTAATACAACGATGGCGCCGCCCACCGTACGTTCCCGTACATGGTGAGCGACGCCGTCGTCCGTTACGTCCGCTGGTAAACGGTGTTAGATCTTGCGGGCCAGAATGGCCTGCTTGACCTCTGCGATGGCCTGCGTGACCTGGATGCCGCGGGGGCATGCCTCGGAGCAGTTGAAGGTGGTGCGGCAGCGCCACACGCCTTCCTTGTCGTTAAGGATCTCCAGGCGCATGTCGCCGGCATCGTCGCGGGAGTCGAAGATGAACCGGTGGGCGTTCAC
This window harbors:
- a CDS encoding alpha/beta hydrolase family protein, with amino-acid sequence MSRSEKVSFEGTTGELLSGILDVPDGPVKGWGVFSHGFTLGKDSPAASRMCKALADNGIGMLRFDNVGLGGSAGQWSAGSFSHKVADTVRAAEYMRAEGRPVSLLVGHSFGGAAVLAAASEIPELDAVATVGAPFSPKHVAHVFDAALDKILSEGSAEVDLGGKRVEIRRHFVEDLENADLTDCIRRLHKPLMVLHSPTDNTVGIENASTIFQTARHPRNFVSLEGSDHLLTGKGQAARAAKIIAAWADQYLDAGH